A portion of the Cryptomeria japonica chromosome 5, Sugi_1.0, whole genome shotgun sequence genome contains these proteins:
- the LOC131052708 gene encoding small ribosomal subunit protein uS10y: protein MAMGMMKPMKAGLEESQEQLHRIRITLSSKNVKNLEKVCADLVRGAKDKRLKVKGPVRMPTKVLHITTRKSPCGEGTNTWDRFELRVHKRIIDLVSSSEVVKQITSITIEPGVEVEVTIADT from the exons ATGGCTATGGGTATGATGAAACCCATGAAGGCTGGTCTTGAAGAATCTCAGGAGCAGCTGCATCGAATTAGGATCACTCTTTCCTCTAAGAATGTAAAAAACCTTGAGAAAG TTTGTGCTGACCTTGTGCGTGGTGCCAAGGATAAGAGGCTGAAGGTCAAGGGACCTGTCAGAATGCCTACCAAGGTCCTTCATATCACTACCCGAAAGTCCCCTTGTGGAGAAG GTACGAATACCTGGGATCGATTTGAGTTACGTGTTCACAAGAGAATAATTGATTTAGTTAGCTCTTCTGAAGTGGTGAAGCAGATCACATCAATTACCATCGAACCTGGAGTCGAGGTTGAGGTTACTATTGCAGACACATGA